A genomic stretch from Sporocytophaga myxococcoides DSM 11118 includes:
- a CDS encoding NUDIX domain-containing protein: MKTTGVIIARFQTPVLHEGHFNLINYVRERHNKVVIVLGVSSVKGSTKNPLDFYTRERMVKKEFPEIVVLPLADCRDDATWSTNLDGMLSITFNNEKCILYGSRDSFIPYYSGKNEVKEIPQTSDFSGTSLRDQICDKVMDSEDFRCGVIYAYYNRYPSVYATLDIALFKDDNSKILLGRRNSEGKWRLPGGFSDPTDNDYESAALRELHEECGPVEVDAMQYEKSFKVNDWRYKQETDKIITLMFSCNYMYGEIEGADDLDEVQWIQLNKITAMIENNEIVDEHFPQLQFLVNKYCKVLSSK; encoded by the coding sequence ATGAAAACAACAGGGGTAATAATAGCAAGATTTCAGACTCCGGTACTGCACGAAGGGCACTTCAATCTTATCAACTATGTTCGGGAGAGACATAACAAGGTTGTGATCGTCCTTGGAGTTAGTTCTGTAAAAGGGAGTACAAAAAATCCTCTGGATTTTTATACAAGGGAACGTATGGTAAAGAAGGAGTTTCCTGAAATAGTAGTGCTACCACTGGCTGATTGCAGGGATGATGCTACATGGTCAACCAACCTGGATGGGATGTTATCAATCACTTTTAACAATGAAAAGTGCATTCTTTACGGAAGCAGAGATAGTTTTATTCCTTACTATTCTGGTAAAAATGAAGTGAAGGAAATTCCGCAGACGAGTGATTTCAGCGGTACTAGCCTTAGAGACCAGATATGCGACAAGGTAATGGACTCTGAGGATTTCCGATGTGGGGTTATTTATGCTTATTACAACAGATATCCTTCTGTATATGCTACTCTTGATATAGCTCTTTTTAAAGATGATAATAGCAAGATATTATTGGGAAGAAGAAATTCAGAAGGCAAATGGCGTTTGCCTGGTGGATTCTCTGATCCGACTGATAACGATTATGAGTCTGCTGCATTAAGAGAATTGCATGAAGAGTGCGGTCCTGTTGAGGTGGATGCAATGCAGTATGAAAAGTCTTTTAAAGTTAATGACTGGAGATATAAGCAAGAGACTGATAAAATCATTACCCTTATGTTCAGCTGTAACTATATGTATGGCGAAATAGAGGGAGCAGACGATTTAGATGAAGTTCAATGGATACAATTAAACAAGATCACTGCTATGATAGAAAATAATGAAATTGTTGATGAGCATTTTCCTCAATTACAATTCCTTGTCAATAAATACTGTAAAGTTTTAAGCAGTAAATAA
- a CDS encoding nicotinate phosphoribosyltransferase, whose amino-acid sequence MIPSILKRKENLILLADAYKYSHHKLYYPGTTKIYSYLESRGGKFEETVFFGLQYFIKEYLEGQVITKEGIDEAEALMHQVFGRNDVFDRSIFDYILNVHGGKLPVRIKAVPEGTAVPVHNLLMTIENTDPKCFWLSNFLESLLMQVWYPLTVATLSREIKKIITKYYNATASAGAEAGIDFVLNDFGFRGVSSVESGGIGGLAHLVNFNGSDTIQASVFAKRYYGADKVYGLSVPATEHSVCTLLGEEGELNVLRHVLDTFPSGIVACVSDSFNIFRACEEYWGDQLKHKVLERDGVLVIRPDSGDPVMTLLKVFEVLFKQFGYITNEKGFKVLPPQVRIIQGDGINYESIIDIYEALRQNEISAENLVLGMGGALLQKVDRDTQKFALKCAYAEIDGQGRNVKKSPIEMDRNGKLAPSFKKSKSGVLKLIKDGSGYQTVNDDQYPEFRDILETVFENGKIVKEYTFEEVRQNADIYSKSKVNI is encoded by the coding sequence ATGATACCTTCAATATTAAAAAGAAAAGAAAATCTGATATTGTTAGCAGATGCTTATAAATATTCTCATCATAAACTTTACTATCCTGGAACGACTAAAATTTATTCATACCTCGAAAGCAGGGGTGGAAAATTTGAAGAGACTGTCTTTTTTGGTCTGCAATATTTTATTAAAGAATACCTTGAAGGGCAAGTCATTACCAAGGAAGGTATCGATGAAGCAGAAGCATTGATGCATCAGGTATTCGGAAGAAATGATGTTTTTGATAGAAGCATATTTGATTATATTCTTAACGTACATGGTGGTAAACTTCCTGTCAGAATAAAGGCCGTTCCAGAGGGAACCGCTGTACCGGTGCACAATCTTTTGATGACTATAGAAAACACCGATCCCAAATGTTTCTGGCTTTCTAATTTTCTTGAAAGCCTGTTAATGCAGGTTTGGTATCCATTGACAGTAGCAACTTTGTCAAGAGAAATTAAGAAAATCATAACTAAATATTATAATGCAACAGCTAGCGCTGGTGCCGAAGCGGGGATAGATTTTGTCCTGAATGATTTTGGATTCAGAGGTGTCAGTTCCGTTGAAAGTGGCGGCATAGGCGGGCTTGCCCACCTGGTTAATTTTAATGGTAGTGATACCATTCAGGCTTCTGTTTTTGCAAAAAGATATTATGGCGCTGATAAGGTCTACGGCTTGTCTGTACCTGCAACGGAACACTCAGTATGCACACTGCTTGGAGAAGAAGGAGAATTAAATGTATTACGTCATGTTCTAGATACTTTTCCATCCGGAATAGTGGCCTGTGTTTCTGACTCATTTAACATATTTCGTGCGTGTGAAGAATACTGGGGAGATCAGCTGAAACATAAAGTGCTTGAAAGAGATGGGGTACTTGTAATACGTCCGGATTCAGGAGATCCAGTCATGACTTTATTAAAAGTTTTTGAAGTCCTATTTAAACAGTTTGGTTATATAACCAATGAAAAAGGTTTTAAAGTTTTGCCTCCACAAGTAAGGATTATTCAGGGTGATGGTATCAATTATGAATCCATTATCGATATCTATGAAGCTTTAAGACAAAATGAAATTTCAGCAGAAAACCTTGTATTGGGTATGGGCGGTGCCTTACTTCAAAAGGTTGACAGAGATACACAGAAGTTTGCATTGAAATGTGCTTACGCTGAAATTGATGGTCAAGGCAGAAATGTCAAGAAGTCTCCTATTGAAATGGATAGAAACGGTAAGCTTGCTCCTTCTTTTAAAAAGTCAAAGTCCGGAGTTTTAAAACTTATTAAAGATGGATCTGGGTATCAGACTGTCAACGATGATCAATACCCTGAATTTAGGGATATTTTAGAAACAGTTTTTGAAAATGGAAAAATTGTAAAGGAATACACTTTTGAAGAGGTAAGGCAAAATGCAGATATTTATTCCAAATCAAAAGTTAATATCTAA
- a CDS encoding glycosyl hydrolase family 8 — MRYPKIEKIFSVFAVIILTFNLSQAQINTPSGATKPFGSNSSYEYGLLPANLPSTGSYGKASEIASIYNQWKTDYVENCGNDKARVKWDDQSKTVSEGIGYGMLLAAYAADQDLFNRLWAYYKQFRNSHGVMHWRINGCNSVSDQNGATDAELDAAMALIVANYQWPNSTSPHNYKTDAVALIKAIKDWEINKSDGTFENGDMWKPACRNPSYQAPGYARIFKVFMAENGNADNSFWDNVVAKTEGLLINNAHSSSGLATNWCTPAGPPSGSCSGSGTAPDKFGFDACRAPWRQATNYIWFGSSGMQTIINRQADLWIGKGGAGTVQGGDNMNHDGSGSGYHNSAFVGMVGAMSLGASNTTNHQNFCNAMYSENKNNSLAPNYFSKILQMIGLFVQTGNFWNPYQAGGTTNNSPSVSLTSPSGDISACQGTSVSLVANATDSDGTISKVEFYNGTTLIATVTSSPYSYSWTNAPVGSLTVTAKAYDDDNAVTTSASRTITVTALPAAPGVTASLSYCLGGTASALSATGTSLKWYTEATGGTASTTAPTPSTSTAGSKMYYVSQTTSGCESSRATITVNVSQPAAPTVTSPVNYCQGATASALTATGTSLKWYTDATGGNAATTAPTPSTSTTGSKIYYVSQTTSGCESSRASITVTVSQAPLAPAVTSSVSYCQGASASALTATGTSLKWYTESTGGTSSTTAPVPSTTTAGTQNYYVSQASGGCESPRSTITVTVIQSSAPVVTSSVSYCLGATASALTATGTSLRWYTLPTGGTSSTTAPTPSTSTAGTQSYYVSQTSGNCESPRALITVTVNQTAVPAVTSQVNYCQGASAAQLTATGTSLKWYLAATNGTSSTTAPTPTTTSTGTQNYWVTQTLNSCESSRAQITVSVGAATTAPTVTSPVSYCQGAASTALSASGTNLKWYTSSAGGTATTVAPVPSTQVSGNTSYFVSQTGNGCESARTEIKVTIKAAPAAPSVQSPVIYGLSEVATPLSASGTSLKWYTTQTAGTSSSVAPTPSTSVEGTITYYVSQTNAEGCESPRSAIVVNVLDLLPVYRTATAPVIDGEEDNIWSNIGEKNISKVILPTVSSPADLSGTFKVLWNDQYFYLLADITDDVKTSDSDPVYEDDGIELFFDIGNNKPSTYGNNDVQYTFKWNGTTVSSNPEGRSVTGINYSMKATTNGYVFEVRIPWSTLQASPLVGQLHGIDIHVNDDDNGGARDGKISWAAISDDAWQNPSLLGTMILKEMPVIAGISNGSISGLKYYPNPFNNFVEIEGLSEEVSYSLINVNGQTVQSGKTTGKINTDCIPGVYSLILNLESGNQCIKLVKID; from the coding sequence ATGAGATATCCCAAAATCGAAAAAATCTTTTCTGTTTTTGCTGTTATCATCTTGACTTTTAACTTGAGTCAAGCACAGATAAACACACCATCAGGTGCAACAAAACCATTCGGATCCAATTCCTCCTATGAATATGGTTTATTGCCAGCGAACCTTCCCTCCACCGGAAGTTATGGCAAAGCATCTGAAATAGCTTCAATATATAATCAATGGAAGACGGATTATGTAGAAAATTGTGGTAACGATAAAGCAAGAGTGAAATGGGATGATCAATCAAAAACTGTTTCTGAAGGAATAGGATATGGTATGCTCCTGGCAGCTTATGCAGCAGACCAAGATCTTTTTAACAGGCTATGGGCTTATTATAAACAGTTTAGAAATTCACATGGTGTTATGCACTGGAGAATCAATGGTTGTAATAGCGTATCTGACCAGAATGGGGCAACAGATGCCGAGTTAGATGCTGCCATGGCATTGATAGTAGCGAATTATCAGTGGCCTAATTCAACCTCTCCTCACAATTATAAAACTGATGCAGTAGCTTTGATAAAAGCAATAAAGGATTGGGAAATCAATAAGTCAGATGGAACTTTTGAGAATGGTGATATGTGGAAGCCGGCTTGCCGCAATCCTTCTTACCAGGCTCCTGGTTATGCCAGGATATTTAAAGTTTTTATGGCTGAAAATGGAAATGCTGATAATTCATTTTGGGACAATGTAGTAGCCAAAACAGAGGGCCTGCTCATAAATAATGCACATTCTTCTTCCGGTTTGGCAACGAATTGGTGCACTCCTGCTGGTCCTCCAAGTGGTTCATGCAGTGGTTCTGGAACAGCACCTGATAAGTTTGGCTTTGATGCTTGCAGAGCTCCATGGAGGCAGGCAACTAATTATATATGGTTTGGATCTTCAGGAATGCAAACGATCATTAATAGACAGGCTGATTTATGGATAGGAAAAGGTGGTGCAGGCACTGTACAGGGGGGGGATAATATGAATCATGACGGCAGTGGGTCAGGATATCATAATTCAGCATTTGTAGGTATGGTTGGAGCTATGTCATTAGGAGCTTCGAATACAACCAACCATCAGAATTTCTGTAATGCCATGTATTCTGAAAATAAAAATAACAGCCTGGCGCCAAATTACTTTTCAAAAATTCTTCAGATGATTGGTCTTTTTGTTCAGACTGGTAATTTCTGGAATCCATACCAGGCTGGAGGAACAACTAACAATTCGCCTTCGGTATCTTTAACTTCTCCTTCGGGAGATATTTCAGCTTGTCAGGGCACAAGTGTTTCTTTGGTTGCAAATGCAACAGACTCGGATGGCACGATCAGCAAAGTTGAATTTTATAATGGAACTACCTTAATCGCTACAGTCACTTCTTCGCCTTATTCATACAGTTGGACAAATGCGCCGGTTGGTTCATTGACGGTCACAGCAAAAGCTTATGATGATGATAATGCAGTCACTACTTCTGCATCAAGAACCATCACGGTAACTGCCTTACCTGCAGCGCCGGGAGTGACTGCAAGTTTAAGTTATTGTCTTGGAGGAACTGCATCTGCTTTATCTGCAACAGGAACATCTTTAAAATGGTATACCGAAGCGACCGGTGGTACAGCAAGTACGACGGCTCCTACACCTTCTACAAGTACAGCAGGTTCTAAAATGTATTATGTGTCCCAAACTACCAGTGGATGTGAAAGTTCAAGAGCGACCATAACAGTAAATGTTTCTCAACCAGCTGCACCAACTGTCACCTCTCCGGTAAATTATTGTCAGGGAGCGACAGCTTCAGCTTTAACGGCGACAGGAACATCATTAAAATGGTATACAGATGCAACTGGAGGTAATGCCGCCACAACGGCTCCTACACCTTCTACAAGCACAACAGGCTCTAAAATATATTATGTTTCACAGACTACCAGTGGATGTGAAAGCTCAAGAGCAAGTATAACAGTAACAGTATCTCAAGCACCATTAGCACCAGCAGTAACTTCTTCTGTTAGCTATTGCCAGGGAGCTTCTGCATCTGCATTAACTGCAACAGGTACTTCATTAAAATGGTATACAGAATCAACAGGTGGTACTTCAAGCACGACTGCGCCGGTTCCTTCAACAACGACGGCAGGAACTCAGAATTATTATGTCTCTCAGGCATCCGGTGGATGTGAAAGTCCAAGATCAACAATCACTGTAACTGTTATTCAAAGTTCTGCTCCGGTTGTAACTTCCTCTGTAAGCTATTGCCTGGGTGCTACGGCCTCTGCCTTAACCGCAACAGGTACTTCATTGAGATGGTATACTTTGCCAACAGGTGGAACTTCTTCCACAACGGCTCCAACACCATCAACATCGACGGCAGGTACACAATCCTATTATGTATCTCAGACTTCTGGGAATTGTGAAAGTCCAAGAGCTTTAATAACTGTTACAGTAAATCAAACAGCAGTTCCTGCAGTAACTTCTCAGGTAAATTATTGTCAGGGCGCATCTGCTGCACAATTGACTGCAACAGGAACCTCTTTAAAATGGTATTTAGCTGCAACAAACGGAACCTCTTCCACAACAGCGCCAACACCTACAACAACAAGTACCGGAACTCAGAATTATTGGGTTACCCAAACTTTAAACTCTTGTGAAAGTTCTCGTGCTCAGATAACAGTCTCGGTAGGTGCGGCAACAACTGCTCCGACTGTGACATCTCCAGTCTCTTATTGCCAGGGCGCTGCTTCAACAGCTTTAAGTGCTTCAGGTACCAATCTTAAATGGTATACCTCTTCAGCAGGAGGGACAGCAACTACTGTTGCGCCAGTTCCTTCTACTCAGGTTTCTGGTAACACATCTTATTTTGTTTCTCAGACCGGAAATGGTTGTGAAAGTGCCAGGACAGAAATTAAAGTTACTATAAAGGCAGCTCCTGCTGCGCCATCAGTTCAGTCTCCTGTTATTTATGGATTATCAGAGGTAGCTACACCGTTATCTGCTTCAGGAACTAGCCTAAAATGGTATACTACTCAGACTGCAGGAACGAGTTCGTCTGTTGCTCCGACTCCTTCTACCTCAGTCGAGGGAACAATTACTTATTATGTAAGTCAGACAAATGCAGAAGGTTGTGAAAGTCCAAGATCTGCCATCGTGGTGAATGTGTTAGATCTTCTTCCTGTTTACAGGACGGCTACAGCTCCAGTCATTGACGGGGAGGAAGATAATATATGGAGTAATATCGGAGAAAAGAATATTTCCAAGGTAATACTGCCTACAGTATCAAGTCCTGCTGATTTGTCCGGAACTTTCAAAGTTCTATGGAATGATCAATATTTTTACCTTTTAGCAGATATCACAGATGATGTAAAAACCAGTGACAGCGACCCTGTCTATGAAGATGATGGTATTGAGTTATTTTTTGACATAGGAAATAACAAACCTTCAACTTATGGAAACAATGATGTGCAGTATACATTCAAATGGAATGGTACCACTGTCTCTTCTAATCCGGAAGGAAGATCTGTTACCGGAATAAATTATTCCATGAAAGCTACCACGAATGGATATGTTTTTGAGGTAAGAATTCCTTGGTCAACACTTCAAGCTTCACCACTTGTAGGTCAATTACATGGAATTGATATTCATGTAAACGATGATGACAATGGTGGAGCGCGAGATGGTAAAATCTCCTGGGCAGCTATTAGTGATGATGCGTGGCAAAACCCTTCACTCTTAGGAACTATGATTCTTAAAGAGATGCCGGTCATAGCTGGCATTTCAAACGGAAGTATATCGGGCTTAAAGTATTATCCTAATCCTTTCAATAACTTTGTAGAAATTGAGGGACTAAGCGAAGAAGTAAGCTATTCTTTGATAAATGTAAATGGCCAGACAGTGCAGTCTGGAAAAACAACCGGAAAAATTAATACAGATTGTATCCCTGGAGTTTATAGTTTGATTCTAAATTTAGAATCAGGAAATCAATGTATTAAACTTGTTAAAATAGATTAA
- a CDS encoding ester cyclase: protein MEKIEIVKKFYSLMEQGNFDEAKSYLLPGFQLLGAPPQPMGKEEWMDFQKKMHMGCPDFKFNIRDLSERGNIVNGVLQASGTFTHEMPSLYAGKPAIQPTNKKAMNPKENFAVTFKNDKIIMVTVERLTNGGMPGFLKQIGAEALTYA, encoded by the coding sequence ATGGAAAAGATTGAGATTGTAAAAAAATTTTATAGCTTAATGGAACAGGGGAATTTTGATGAAGCCAAAAGTTATTTATTACCAGGTTTCCAATTATTAGGTGCTCCTCCTCAGCCAATGGGAAAAGAAGAATGGATGGACTTTCAGAAAAAGATGCACATGGGTTGTCCTGATTTTAAATTTAACATCAGAGATTTATCCGAAAGAGGAAATATTGTAAATGGTGTATTACAAGCCAGTGGTACATTTACACATGAAATGCCAAGTCTATATGCGGGTAAACCTGCCATTCAGCCTACTAACAAAAAGGCCATGAATCCAAAAGAAAATTTTGCAGTAACTTTTAAAAATGACAAAATCATAATGGTCACTGTTGAAAGACTTACCAATGGGGGAATGCCTGGATTTCTTAAACAGATAGGAGCAGAAGCTCTTACCTATGCTTAG
- the coaD gene encoding pantetheine-phosphate adenylyltransferase, with product MKKAIYAFSGDPITFGHLDIIERAARVFDKLIVGIGVNPVKKYLMSLEERAELAKTATAHIPNVEVIYFRGLLVDYAYENNIPTIIRGLRNNEDFSFELMLHQIGESQKMYIDTFFIPSKQDLTHISSGAVKAIQLEQGMIHEYVPLIVKQKLEERLSGQYIIGVTGEIGSGKSFVCKTIQELGQVAGIEVHIVDIDHLGHEILEKLQEPLFKTLREAIAKEFGETLLTDEGFIDTKALGKIVFSDITKLNHLNKLLYKPLLLRLRKAIYGKKGIILLDSALITESGMSYLCNNNVILIKTNKDDQLKRLKERRYTQAQIDGRLNSQYNYEAKRTYLEKEIYDKNHGKITYLDNVEDNSSESIKKLTDILFNAFKPEKLLR from the coding sequence ATGAAAAAGGCCATATACGCTTTCTCCGGAGATCCTATAACATTTGGACACCTGGATATTATTGAAAGAGCTGCTCGTGTCTTTGATAAGCTCATTGTTGGAATAGGTGTAAATCCAGTAAAAAAATACTTGATGTCTTTGGAAGAGAGAGCTGAACTTGCTAAAACAGCTACTGCTCATATTCCAAATGTGGAAGTAATATATTTTAGAGGTCTTTTGGTTGACTATGCTTATGAGAATAATATTCCAACCATTATTAGAGGTTTGAGAAACAACGAAGACTTTTCTTTTGAGCTTATGTTGCATCAGATAGGAGAGAGTCAGAAGATGTACATTGACACTTTCTTCATACCTTCAAAGCAAGACTTAACACACATCAGCTCCGGAGCAGTGAAGGCTATTCAACTAGAACAAGGAATGATCCATGAATATGTTCCTTTAATTGTAAAGCAAAAGCTAGAGGAACGTCTTTCAGGACAATATATCATTGGTGTGACTGGAGAGATTGGCTCAGGCAAATCTTTTGTTTGCAAGACAATCCAAGAACTTGGTCAGGTTGCAGGAATTGAAGTACATATTGTTGATATTGATCACTTGGGACATGAGATACTTGAAAAACTGCAAGAGCCACTATTCAAAACACTGAGAGAGGCTATTGCCAAAGAGTTTGGAGAGACGTTATTAACTGATGAGGGCTTTATCGATACCAAAGCATTAGGAAAAATCGTATTCTCAGATATCACTAAATTAAACCATCTCAATAAACTTTTATATAAACCATTGCTTTTGAGATTGAGAAAAGCGATATATGGTAAAAAGGGAATAATACTTCTGGATAGTGCACTGATTACAGAAAGCGGGATGTCTTATTTGTGTAACAATAATGTAATCTTAATAAAAACAAACAAGGACGATCAGTTAAAGAGGTTAAAAGAGAGAAGGTATACACAAGCACAAATCGATGGTCGCTTAAATAGTCAATATAATTATGAAGCGAAACGTACTTATCTAGAAAAAGAAATCTATGATAAAAACCATGGAAAGATTACGTATCTGGACAACGTTGAAGATAACTCCTCGGAAAGCATAAAGAAGTTAACAGATATATTGTTCAATGCTTTCAAACCAGAAAAACTATTGCGATAA
- a CDS encoding HD domain-containing protein — protein sequence MNPKQKTLKNNQLSESEKFNKLKSQWYELASKYNPETEVVEFFWDELIKAYCAPKRHYHNLFHLDYMFEAIAPFKYLLHDPDAVYFSIWFHDMVYNSSKKDNEEQSAQRSSEILTQLNAAVELIIKVKSMIIATKAHMNSESGDFDTNLLLDADLAILGSSEETYKSYAKAVRKEYAQYPSLLYNPGRKKVLQKFLQSEYIYKTEEMRNQFEVLARKNLYFELNNL from the coding sequence ATGAACCCGAAACAAAAAACACTGAAAAACAACCAATTATCAGAATCAGAAAAATTCAACAAACTTAAATCTCAGTGGTATGAGTTAGCCTCGAAATATAACCCTGAAACTGAGGTTGTCGAATTTTTCTGGGATGAACTTATCAAAGCTTATTGTGCACCCAAAAGACATTATCACAATCTGTTTCATTTAGACTATATGTTTGAAGCAATAGCACCCTTTAAATACTTATTACACGATCCTGACGCTGTTTATTTCTCTATATGGTTCCATGATATGGTTTATAACTCATCTAAAAAAGACAATGAAGAACAAAGCGCACAAAGATCATCTGAAATCTTGACACAGTTGAATGCTGCTGTTGAGCTGATTATTAAAGTTAAGAGTATGATTATAGCTACGAAAGCACATATGAATTCGGAGTCAGGAGACTTTGACACCAACCTTTTGTTAGATGCAGACCTTGCTATACTTGGATCAAGCGAAGAAACTTATAAATCTTATGCAAAAGCTGTCAGAAAAGAATATGCCCAATATCCAAGTCTTTTATATAATCCAGGAAGAAAGAAGGTTCTCCAGAAATTTCTTCAGTCAGAATACATATACAAAACAGAGGAAATGAGGAATCAATTTGAAGTCCTGGCTAGAAAGAATTTATATTTTGAACTAAATAATCTATAA
- a CDS encoding Crp/Fnr family transcriptional regulator, producing the protein MFEVNLKATINKFSTLKDKDWDEFLESFEIKYLKKGEYFIHEGQICNHIGFLNTGILRVFYVEGDKEFTSFFNFGNRNPLVSAFTSFFTRQPSLESIHALKDSEIGLIHYDKLQHLYDKSFDLQKLGRLMAEYNYILAMERIYSLQHQSATERYNILLKIYPQLVNHVPHHYIASYLGITPESLSRIRKNTI; encoded by the coding sequence ATGTTCGAAGTTAACCTTAAAGCTACAATTAATAAATTTTCAACCCTCAAGGATAAAGACTGGGATGAATTTCTGGAATCATTTGAAATCAAATATTTAAAGAAGGGAGAATACTTTATTCACGAAGGTCAGATTTGCAATCATATAGGTTTTCTTAACACAGGAATATTAAGAGTATTTTATGTTGAAGGTGATAAGGAATTTACCTCCTTTTTCAATTTTGGCAATCGTAACCCTTTAGTATCAGCTTTTACCAGCTTCTTCACCAGACAACCTTCACTTGAAAGTATTCATGCTCTGAAAGATTCTGAAATAGGTCTGATACATTATGATAAACTTCAGCATTTATACGATAAAAGTTTTGACCTGCAAAAACTAGGGAGACTCATGGCAGAATATAATTATATATTGGCAATGGAGCGCATCTACTCTCTGCAACATCAGTCTGCGACTGAAAGATATAATATCCTTCTAAAGATATATCCACAACTGGTGAATCATGTCCCCCATCATTATATAGCATCTTATCTTGGGATTACTCCAGAATCGCTAAGTAGAATAAGAAAGAATACGATATAA